In a single window of the Cervus elaphus chromosome 1, mCerEla1.1, whole genome shotgun sequence genome:
- the LOC122703106 gene encoding olfactory receptor 51F1-like produces MPSFHNSTLPTFLLTGIRGLEWAHTWISIPFCCLYLTALSGNTLILFIVLTEPSLHEPMYYFLSMLSTTDIGLCISPLVTVLGIFWVNAREISFNACLSQMFFIHLFTFMESSVLLAMAFDRFVAISNPLRYATILTHTRIGQIGLAVITRGTVILTPLVLLLKRLSFCHSHELHHSYCFHPDVMKLSCSDTKINSVFGLTAIISTAGVDSVFILLSYVLIICSVLNIASPEERKKAFSTCISHITAVAILYIPLISLSFVHRFGKHAPSYVPTLIANVYLLIPPVMNPIIYSVKTKPIQKAMLKLLCFKGTHL; encoded by the coding sequence ATGCCAAGTTTCCATAACTCCACTTTGCCAACTTTCCTCTTGACTGGCATCCGTGGACTTGAATGGGCCCACACTTGGATCTCCATCCCATTCTGCTGCCTTTATTTGACTGCCCTCTCTGGAAATACTTTGATCCTGTTCATAGTCCTCACTGAGCCAAGCCTCCACGAGCCAATGTACTACTTCCTGTCCATGTTGTCCACCACCGACATTGGCTTATGCATCTCACCACTGGTGACAGTACTGGGAATCTTCTGGGTCAATGCCCGGGAAATCAGCTTCAATGCTTGCTTATCACAGATGTTCTTCATTCAcctcttcactttcatggaaTCTTCGGTGCTCCTGGCTATGGCCTTTGATCGTTTTGTGGCCATTTCTAACCCCCTGAGATATGCTACCATTCTAACGCACACAAGGATTGGACAGATTGGTCTAGCAGTCATCACCAGGGGGACAGTCATTCTGACACCACTAGTCCTGCTTCTTAAACGTCTATCATTCTGCCATAGTCATGAGCTCCATCACTCCTACTGCTTCCACCCTGATGTGATGAAGCTCTCGTGTTCAGATACAAAGATCAATAGTGTATTTGGACTAACTGCAATTATCTCTACTGCTGGGGTGGACTCTGTCTTTATCCTGCTTTCCTATGTCTTGATCATTTGCTCGGTTCTCAACATTGCATCcccagaggagaggaagaaggccTTCAGCACCTGCATTTCTCATATCACTGCTGTGGCCATACTCTACATCCCTTTGATCAGCCTGTCTTTTGTTCACAGATTTGGAAAACATGCTCCATCCTATGTGCCCACACTCATTGCTAATGTATACTTGCTCATCCCTCCTGTGATGAATCCCATCATCTATAGTGTAAAAACAAAGCCAATTCAAAAAGCTATGCTCAAACTTTTATGTTTCAAGGGAACACATCTTTAA